In one window of Lewinella sp. 4G2 DNA:
- a CDS encoding CotH kinase family protein, producing MLMKLLTCLLAILLSCTVQAQILISEAVSSNGQYEDEDGDTPDWLELYNPGPDINLHGYSLTDELTEPRKWVLPDITVPANSYQLFWASDKDRRESLHAYPLLQKGSVCRYLSPDASLPGEWTTIDYNDADWDIGTTDIGSTQALNVTTETGRNVKSLFLRQEFVVDDPTTITQMVVDLDFESGIIAYLNGEEIYRFNMSGNTSPQSSSVWVSPVLSLNARPLKRVVLTGDEAGLVAGRNVLAVQVHSANERGSKLYASTFLTAFTTNPPPTSLPVPPELDILAPAPHLNFKISAGGETLYLFDPEGEMVSQLSVEGLATDQSTGYSVGVSQQLFYGKGSPGYANPLTGKPRALTDRPQFSLPEGQYGGPVILSIAGSEPSQIIRYTLDGSVPVDSSALYEEALTLEENTVLRARAFADDALPSPVATATYLIGTSHDIDVVSLVADPEGLFDPVVGIYSFGDHYTNNNPYFGANFWEDRELPATLSIFPEDGSETFQQDLGAKIFGNYSRANAQRSFALHARGKYGDKDMDYSFFANRPHDEYSALVLRNGGNDWMRTLLRDAFLTSLMEGTSIDLAAHRPVATYLNGQYWGLYNLREKINEDFLGQRHNIDPDLIDIVEKSGVVVEGSNLEYKALSAYIRDNDLSTEDNYQYVADRIDIENYILYHVAQIYWGNRDWPGNNVKMWRPRTEGGKWHWIMYDTDLSAGYDNRTSATTNSLRNALVAGGTQWPNPDWSTLHLRNLVENESFRHRFINQFADEMNTRFVPGRVIDHLGDISSRIASEIPFTFERWNRPNGWTFWLSKTRTYFNQRPPRMKQFILDEWNLPAYHEVTVRVTDTLEGYVELNSLELHDTVWSGDYFESVPIRVKAVAKDGYQFSHWELGSTLEANELTVDVVAPHTFLPVFTEKVVGVADQRADRSVTLLTDLTVGPNPTLGLAHCSFNLLRSTRVSAQVLDVHGGVRVNVIDATLPAGEQRLPVYLGNLSAGSYVLRLEVAGKAIKTVPIFKQ from the coding sequence ATGTTGATGAAGCTACTGACTTGCCTTTTGGCAATCCTCCTAAGCTGTACCGTACAGGCGCAAATCCTAATTAGTGAAGCCGTCAGCTCAAACGGCCAGTACGAAGATGAGGATGGGGATACGCCGGATTGGTTAGAACTTTACAACCCGGGGCCGGACATTAATTTACACGGGTACAGTCTGACTGATGAGTTGACTGAGCCAAGGAAGTGGGTGCTACCGGATATAACTGTACCAGCAAATAGTTACCAGCTCTTTTGGGCTTCCGATAAAGACCGGCGGGAAAGTCTGCACGCTTACCCACTCTTGCAGAAAGGTAGCGTGTGTCGCTACCTCTCACCAGATGCAAGCCTTCCTGGTGAATGGACGACAATTGACTATAACGATGCTGATTGGGATATCGGAACCACTGATATCGGCAGCACCCAAGCCCTGAACGTTACCACGGAGACTGGCAGGAATGTAAAATCCTTATTCCTCCGCCAAGAGTTTGTGGTGGATGATCCAACTACGATCACCCAAATGGTTGTGGACCTGGATTTTGAGTCCGGGATAATTGCTTACCTCAATGGTGAGGAGATCTACCGCTTCAACATGAGCGGTAACACAAGTCCCCAATCCTCTTCAGTTTGGGTGAGCCCTGTCCTTTCGTTAAATGCACGTCCGTTAAAGCGCGTCGTCCTTACTGGAGATGAAGCTGGCTTGGTCGCCGGAAGGAACGTGCTAGCCGTACAAGTCCATTCGGCGAATGAACGCGGTAGTAAACTCTATGCATCTACCTTTCTAACGGCTTTCACGACGAACCCTCCGCCAACCTCGTTGCCCGTTCCACCGGAGTTAGATATCTTGGCTCCTGCACCACATCTCAATTTCAAGATCAGTGCTGGCGGGGAGACACTTTACTTATTTGACCCAGAGGGTGAAATGGTTAGTCAACTATCGGTGGAGGGCTTAGCGACGGATCAGAGTACTGGATATAGCGTTGGGGTAAGCCAGCAACTTTTCTACGGTAAGGGAAGCCCGGGTTACGCAAATCCACTAACTGGTAAACCTCGAGCCCTTACCGATCGGCCGCAGTTTAGTTTGCCGGAAGGGCAGTACGGAGGTCCAGTAATACTATCCATCGCGGGGAGTGAACCCAGTCAAATAATCCGGTACACCTTGGACGGGTCAGTCCCAGTAGATTCCTCCGCTTTATATGAGGAAGCACTGACGTTAGAAGAGAATACGGTCCTCCGTGCTCGGGCCTTCGCGGATGATGCACTTCCTTCACCGGTAGCGACAGCTACTTATCTGATTGGGACCAGCCACGATATTGACGTCGTATCCCTAGTAGCCGATCCGGAGGGTCTCTTTGATCCGGTGGTAGGGATTTATTCTTTTGGTGATCACTACACCAACAATAATCCCTATTTCGGCGCCAATTTTTGGGAAGATCGGGAGCTACCCGCTACGCTATCCATTTTTCCGGAAGACGGGAGTGAAACCTTTCAGCAGGATTTGGGCGCAAAAATTTTTGGTAACTATTCCCGGGCCAACGCCCAGCGATCGTTCGCCCTCCACGCGCGGGGCAAGTACGGGGATAAGGATATGGACTATTCCTTCTTCGCAAACCGGCCCCACGATGAATACTCCGCCCTCGTCCTCAGGAACGGTGGTAACGACTGGATGCGCACCCTCTTACGGGATGCCTTCCTGACAAGCTTGATGGAGGGGACTTCGATTGACTTAGCGGCCCACCGCCCCGTTGCCACCTACCTAAACGGTCAGTACTGGGGTCTGTACAATCTCCGGGAAAAGATCAACGAAGACTTTTTGGGCCAACGCCACAACATCGATCCGGACCTGATCGATATCGTAGAAAAGAGTGGGGTCGTCGTAGAAGGTAGTAACCTGGAATACAAAGCGCTGTCTGCATACATCCGCGATAATGACTTGAGTACAGAGGACAATTACCAGTACGTCGCGGATCGCATTGACATCGAGAATTACATTCTTTACCACGTCGCCCAGATATACTGGGGTAATCGGGATTGGCCGGGCAACAACGTCAAAATGTGGCGTCCCCGCACGGAAGGGGGGAAGTGGCACTGGATAATGTACGATACGGACCTCTCCGCTGGCTACGACAACCGCACTTCTGCGACCACCAATAGCCTCCGTAATGCGCTGGTAGCCGGTGGTACCCAGTGGCCAAATCCGGATTGGTCAACCCTGCACCTGCGCAACCTGGTCGAGAACGAATCGTTCCGCCACCGCTTCATCAATCAGTTTGCCGATGAGATGAATACGCGGTTTGTACCCGGGCGAGTGATCGACCATTTAGGTGACATCAGTTCCCGCATTGCCAGCGAGATCCCCTTCACGTTTGAGCGGTGGAACCGGCCAAACGGTTGGACTTTCTGGCTATCAAAGACCAGAACTTATTTCAACCAGCGACCCCCACGGATGAAGCAATTCATCCTCGATGAATGGAACCTCCCCGCCTACCACGAGGTAACAGTACGCGTCACCGATACGCTGGAGGGCTACGTTGAACTCAACAGTCTTGAACTGCACGATACGGTTTGGTCCGGTGACTACTTTGAGTCCGTGCCCATACGGGTGAAGGCCGTTGCAAAGGACGGGTACCAATTCAGCCACTGGGAGCTTGGGTCTACGCTGGAGGCGAATGAACTAACCGTAGACGTTGTGGCACCCCACACCTTTCTTCCCGTATTCACCGAAAAGGTGGTGGGAGTGGCCGATCAACGCGCGGATAGGTCCGTTACTTTGCTTACGGATTTGACCGTTGGTCCCAATCCAACATTGGGGCTCGCCCATTGCTCGTTCAACCTTTTGCGCAGCACCCGCGTCAGCGCCCAGGTGTTGGATGTGCACGGCGGGGTACGAGTTAATGTGATTGACGCAACTCTACCAGCCGGTGAACAGCGGCTACCGGTGTATCTTGGCAATCTATCCGCAGGAAGCTATGTTTTGCGCCTTGAAGTAGCGGGAAAGGCCATCAAAACGGTCCCAATTTTCAAGCAATAG
- the mnmH gene encoding tRNA 2-selenouridine(34) synthase MnmH — MKTITAEEYFAGNYPSGTTLLDVRSPGEYTAGRLPGAQSLPLFSDAERAEVGTLYKQTSPDAALLKGLEIAGSKMRWLVERARELAPDNKAVVHCWRGGQRSGSVAWLLERAGMDVTQLTGGYKGARTFIRHYLQHSDHNFQVLSGPTGSGKTQVLLAMAELGAHVIDLEGIANHKGSSFGAIGEAPQPSSEQFENILFSELRSIPPGSTVYLEDESRMIGHVYMPDEFYGRLAAAPVTMLEQPKEWRVNRLVGIYGDADPDLLAGAFTRIRKKLGGQHLNSALEAIEAGDLATAASIALVYYDKAYHHYGERRKANVVRTIVAESADPLAVAQQLLMT, encoded by the coding sequence GTGAAAACAATAACGGCCGAGGAGTACTTTGCGGGAAACTACCCAAGTGGCACCACGCTGTTGGACGTCCGTTCCCCCGGGGAATACACTGCCGGCAGGCTACCCGGCGCCCAAAGTCTACCCCTCTTTTCGGACGCTGAACGAGCGGAAGTAGGCACGCTCTACAAACAAACCTCGCCCGACGCCGCGCTTTTAAAAGGACTGGAAATCGCCGGCAGCAAAATGCGGTGGTTGGTCGAGCGAGCCAGGGAACTGGCGCCTGATAATAAAGCTGTAGTACACTGCTGGCGCGGTGGGCAACGCAGCGGAAGCGTCGCCTGGCTCCTCGAGCGCGCCGGGATGGACGTCACGCAACTCACGGGTGGATACAAAGGTGCGCGAACGTTCATTCGCCATTACCTGCAGCACAGTGACCACAACTTTCAAGTACTAAGCGGGCCTACCGGAAGTGGAAAAACTCAGGTGTTGCTTGCCATGGCAGAGCTGGGCGCGCACGTTATCGATTTGGAAGGCATTGCTAATCATAAGGGGTCCTCCTTTGGTGCCATCGGTGAAGCGCCTCAGCCGAGTTCGGAGCAATTTGAGAATATCCTCTTCTCCGAATTAAGGAGTATCCCACCAGGATCTACCGTATATCTGGAGGACGAAAGCCGAATGATCGGCCACGTATACATGCCGGATGAATTCTACGGCAGACTCGCCGCGGCGCCCGTTACGATGCTGGAGCAACCAAAGGAATGGCGGGTAAATAGATTGGTTGGAATTTACGGGGACGCCGATCCTGATCTGCTAGCAGGCGCCTTTACCCGCATCCGGAAAAAATTGGGTGGCCAGCATCTGAACAGCGCTCTTGAAGCCATTGAGGCCGGAGATTTGGCGACCGCAGCAAGCATCGCCCTGGTATATTACGATAAAGCATACCACCACTACGGGGAGAGGAGAAAGGCAAACGTGGTGCGAACCATCGTAGCGGAATCAGCCGATCCGCTTGCAGTTGCCCAACAGTTGTTGATGACCTAG
- a CDS encoding TonB-dependent receptor: MSLSTPSPCTRGSALLLFLLLSFSLHAQEADVFGQVIDEEGTPLVGATVRVLGSVIGTTTDYEGHYDLGIPPGRIRMVFTYLGYRDLDTVVVAKNADREIELNVVMEQSSINAGPEVIVIGSRASRQAQALRRQQSALTAQTIIHSELFNKYPDVTIAETVSRLPGVSIIRGVGEGKILQVRGLPEQFTAVALNGQRLPTVQAEADQEGTLDLIQSNLVDEVRVIKARTADMDGDAIGGTVDFRVRQPEEKFETLVQAGVGNNFGFDDNPGQQTGATEVTGVINSEINDEKIYALAAGSYQRLGRGTQQTIYDYEGSNQDLFAARPADIDRLVERRGFVGAIEFRPSIYNRLKIAYNLARTEEEITNRQLFARNLDGGVGTLDRRTSTWDKERQLELVALEGENNFPRTRVDYTLSFSQTRENLDDRLSSFYGSATTDARFPALGNKELTDARARSSFSGAALGGNRNVQENIDLDEDVAIMSANVTRYLNKSRTSYLRGGFRYRSKNRTYGVFGAQSEIDRALSAPAAGEFRDPVGAPLFEDVPNLNDEVNRRYAARQRINAGYLLYAANLSSRFSISAGGRYESLEVQTTEVDQDTFSFTEGDFLPSINLTYRARRERQVRLSVYQAVARANYGTYISGRRLPLMSLDEFSVGNQDIQNTFSNNIDLTFERYGRRDGLVSAGLYYKQLNRPTLRSTVTNYDTEIPTYTTQLINTDDASIFGLELAIYQNLNFLSPGSSWRHFNLNATYNFNAIVADDDELDIEDFSLGQAPRQTANLSFVYANPKRRINLVAAANYRDRVFDRLLDNRAIYKNGFFSLDISADYRVYKDFSLYVRLNNLTDHPFREHFGLPGNSDSRLRSEARYGTWGVVGVRLQPKRNRVRAGESNGLNNE; the protein is encoded by the coding sequence TTGTCCCTTTCCACCCCTTCACCTTGCACCCGCGGCAGCGCCCTGTTGCTGTTCTTATTGCTATCGTTCAGCCTGCACGCCCAGGAAGCCGACGTATTCGGGCAGGTGATCGATGAAGAGGGCACTCCTTTGGTAGGTGCAACCGTACGGGTCCTGGGATCCGTAATTGGTACCACGACGGACTACGAAGGCCACTACGATCTGGGCATCCCACCCGGCCGTATCAGGATGGTCTTTACCTACTTGGGGTACCGGGATTTGGATACGGTGGTAGTAGCCAAGAACGCAGACCGAGAAATTGAGCTGAACGTGGTGATGGAACAATCATCCATCAACGCCGGGCCAGAAGTCATCGTGATTGGCAGCCGTGCCAGCCGCCAGGCACAGGCGCTTCGGCGGCAACAGTCGGCCCTGACGGCGCAAACGATCATCCATAGCGAGCTATTCAATAAGTACCCGGACGTAACGATTGCCGAGACCGTCTCGCGGTTGCCGGGCGTATCCATCATTCGGGGGGTTGGCGAAGGCAAAATTCTACAAGTGCGGGGGCTCCCGGAGCAATTCACGGCGGTCGCCCTGAACGGACAACGGCTACCGACCGTGCAGGCCGAAGCGGATCAGGAGGGTACGCTCGACCTGATCCAAAGTAACTTGGTCGATGAAGTGCGGGTGATCAAAGCCAGGACGGCCGATATGGATGGCGACGCCATCGGTGGTACCGTGGACTTCCGCGTCCGCCAGCCGGAAGAAAAATTTGAAACGCTCGTCCAAGCGGGCGTAGGCAACAATTTTGGTTTTGACGATAACCCCGGCCAACAAACTGGCGCAACGGAAGTGACGGGCGTCATCAACAGTGAGATCAACGACGAAAAAATCTATGCGCTGGCGGCGGGTAGTTACCAGCGGCTGGGCCGGGGAACGCAGCAGACGATTTACGATTATGAAGGTAGCAACCAGGACCTTTTCGCCGCCCGCCCCGCGGACATCGACCGACTGGTAGAGCGGCGCGGATTTGTGGGTGCCATTGAATTCCGCCCCAGTATCTACAACCGGCTGAAGATCGCCTACAACCTCGCGCGTACCGAAGAAGAGATTACCAATCGCCAGCTATTCGCCAGAAACCTAGATGGTGGCGTGGGGACGCTCGACCGGCGGACCAGCACCTGGGACAAAGAACGGCAGCTGGAACTAGTGGCTTTGGAGGGGGAAAATAACTTCCCGCGGACCCGGGTGGATTACACGCTGAGCTTCAGCCAAACGCGGGAAAACCTCGACGATAGACTATCTAGCTTCTACGGTTCTGCAACAACGGACGCGCGTTTCCCGGCCCTTGGTAACAAGGAATTAACGGACGCGAGAGCCCGCTCTTCTTTCTCTGGCGCCGCGCTCGGTGGAAACCGCAACGTCCAAGAAAATATTGATCTCGATGAGGACGTAGCCATCATGAGTGCGAACGTAACGCGCTACCTGAATAAGTCCCGCACCTCCTACCTGAGGGGTGGTTTTCGGTACCGTAGTAAGAACCGGACTTACGGCGTGTTTGGGGCGCAGAGCGAGATTGACCGTGCCCTATCTGCACCCGCAGCTGGAGAATTTCGTGACCCCGTTGGTGCGCCGCTATTCGAGGACGTCCCCAACTTGAACGATGAGGTAAACCGCCGCTACGCCGCCCGACAGCGCATCAATGCAGGATATTTGCTGTACGCCGCCAACCTTTCCAGCCGCTTCTCCATCAGTGCTGGCGGTCGCTACGAAAGCTTGGAAGTCCAGACTACGGAAGTGGATCAGGATACCTTTAGTTTCACGGAGGGAGACTTCCTCCCCAGTATCAACCTGACTTACCGCGCCCGCCGGGAACGGCAGGTCCGATTAAGCGTTTACCAAGCCGTAGCACGAGCGAACTACGGTACGTACATCTCCGGCCGCCGCTTACCGTTGATGAGTTTGGATGAATTCAGCGTGGGCAATCAGGATATCCAGAATACCTTCAGTAATAATATCGATTTGACTTTCGAGCGCTACGGACGGCGAGACGGATTGGTGAGCGCTGGGCTTTACTACAAGCAGCTAAACCGCCCTACCCTGCGAAGCACGGTTACCAACTACGATACCGAAATTCCCACCTACACCACTCAATTGATCAACACGGATGATGCCTCCATTTTTGGTCTCGAGTTGGCTATCTACCAAAACCTGAACTTCCTTAGCCCCGGTTCTTCCTGGCGCCACTTCAACCTGAACGCGACCTACAACTTTAATGCTATCGTGGCTGACGATGACGAATTAGACATTGAGGACTTTAGTCTGGGGCAAGCCCCCCGGCAGACGGCCAACCTCAGTTTCGTTTACGCTAACCCGAAACGGCGGATCAACCTCGTAGCTGCGGCCAATTACCGCGACCGAGTCTTCGACCGCTTGCTCGATAACCGGGCAATCTATAAGAACGGTTTCTTCAGTTTGGACATCTCCGCGGACTACCGAGTATACAAGGATTTCTCCCTATATGTCCGGCTCAATAACCTGACCGACCATCCCTTCCGGGAGCACTTTGGGTTGCCTGGTAACAGCGATAGCCGCCTACGCTCCGAAGCTAGGTACGGGACCTGGGGCGTGGTGGGCGTACGGCTGCAACCGAAACGCAACCGCGTCCGTGCGGGGGAAAGTAACGGCCTGAATAATGAGTAA
- the coaE gene encoding dephospho-CoA kinase (Dephospho-CoA kinase (CoaE) performs the final step in coenzyme A biosynthesis.), with product MSKRPPLIGLTGNIGSGKTTVGREFERLGIPVYYADAAAKRLMREDLELRVAIQDRFGKASYQTDGELNRTYLAEQVFGDDEALAALNALVHPAVHRDAESWRAGHHHAPYLLYEAAILLEIGRAHAFEAVLVVHAPLEERMRRVMARDGATEAAFQARAAKQWTDERKLAAADFIINNRGGDLIWPQILAHHQRFLLL from the coding sequence ATGAGTAAACGCCCACCTTTAATTGGACTGACCGGTAACATCGGTTCCGGCAAAACGACCGTCGGCCGTGAATTTGAGCGGCTGGGTATTCCGGTGTACTACGCCGATGCCGCCGCCAAACGGCTAATGCGAGAAGACCTTGAACTTCGTGTCGCCATACAGGACCGCTTCGGAAAAGCCAGTTATCAGACGGATGGTGAGCTAAATCGTACCTACTTGGCTGAACAAGTTTTTGGTGACGACGAAGCGTTGGCGGCACTTAATGCCCTCGTACACCCGGCCGTCCATCGTGACGCTGAGAGCTGGCGAGCAGGTCATCATCATGCTCCATATCTGCTTTATGAGGCGGCTATACTGTTAGAAATTGGACGCGCGCATGCTTTCGAGGCCGTCCTAGTTGTCCATGCTCCGCTGGAAGAACGGATGCGTCGGGTAATGGCACGTGACGGCGCCACCGAAGCGGCTTTCCAAGCCCGGGCAGCAAAGCAATGGACGGATGAGCGAAAGTTGGCGGCAGCGGACTTCATCATCAACAACCGGGGGGGCGATCTGATCTGGCCCCAGATCTTGGCCCATCATCAGCGCTTTTTGCTGCTCTAG
- a CDS encoding LOG family protein has product MKSKFSLDSCPIYRTIDDEWLLTGTPDLHNTTLIDIDLRGLSIDWKAVPANESTLFIGCQLALEDELILRRRGVSFLHTPTDLPYRPTRRQLYTWQELMEGYTRKVDNSVDLHIYQHYENSKRCPSINEALWQRIHDFSIDEGLRRLLDFTPAGLPKRKCVGIMGGHGTARTSPDYEKTLRTAKLLTENGYFIASGGGPGIMEAANLGAYLAGRSEEELQWVLSTLSVAPTYKDEGFNDAALSILERFETGAESLAIPTWFYGHEPSNLFASYIAKYFSNSIREDTLLAVALYGIVYAPGSAGTTQEIFMDAAQNHYGTYNFVSPMVFLGKERYTEQTDLYPLIQQLAEGRAYADFLHLTDEPADVLSFIQQHEPTRFVG; this is encoded by the coding sequence ATGAAGTCTAAATTTTCTCTGGATTCCTGCCCCATCTACCGTACGATCGACGATGAATGGTTACTGACTGGAACGCCCGATCTACACAATACAACCCTAATTGATATTGATCTCCGCGGTCTGTCGATTGATTGGAAGGCCGTTCCGGCGAATGAAAGCACCTTATTCATTGGGTGCCAACTGGCGCTCGAAGATGAATTAATTCTCCGGCGTCGGGGTGTCTCCTTCCTGCATACGCCTACCGATCTTCCCTACCGGCCCACCCGACGGCAGCTCTACACCTGGCAGGAGTTGATGGAGGGCTATACCCGGAAAGTAGACAATAGCGTAGACCTACACATCTACCAGCACTACGAAAACAGTAAGCGCTGCCCCAGCATCAATGAGGCGTTGTGGCAGCGCATCCACGACTTCAGTATTGATGAAGGCTTGCGGCGGCTGCTCGACTTTACGCCGGCGGGGCTACCTAAACGAAAGTGCGTGGGCATCATGGGTGGCCACGGTACGGCAAGGACCTCACCGGATTACGAAAAGACGCTGCGCACGGCCAAATTGCTAACTGAGAACGGCTACTTCATCGCCAGTGGTGGTGGCCCCGGTATTATGGAAGCCGCTAATCTTGGCGCTTACCTGGCGGGCCGTAGTGAAGAGGAATTGCAGTGGGTCCTCTCCACGCTCTCAGTTGCACCAACGTATAAGGATGAGGGGTTTAATGACGCGGCCCTCAGTATTTTGGAGCGCTTCGAGACGGGTGCTGAAAGCCTGGCCATCCCAACTTGGTTTTATGGCCACGAGCCAAGTAATCTTTTTGCCAGTTATATCGCGAAGTACTTCAGTAATTCGATTCGGGAAGACACCTTGCTGGCCGTCGCGCTCTACGGAATTGTCTATGCACCCGGCAGTGCGGGAACGACGCAGGAGATCTTTATGGATGCGGCCCAAAACCATTATGGCACCTATAATTTCGTTAGCCCCATGGTTTTCCTGGGAAAAGAACGGTATACGGAGCAGACCGATCTGTATCCACTAATTCAGCAATTAGCTGAAGGGAGAGCATACGCTGACTTCCTCCACCTGACGGACGAGCCGGCCGACGTGCTTTCCTTTATCCAGCAGCACGAGCCGACAAGGTTCGTTGGCTAA
- a CDS encoding choice-of-anchor B family protein produces MTRILLFLLVLTSTTAFAQLNSTLMDNLPYDSGVNDIWGYVAPDGTEYAIVGLVNGISFVSLADPSNVVEVARIPGEFSQWRDMKTFGTYAYSVADQRGSTEGITAFDLSFLPDSVPFTRNTYDIPGETVRFERAHNLFINEETGIIFTAGGTRDLRDGGIMMFDVNDTPMNPTLVGLGPAIYSHDVTVRKDTMYASEIYRGDLTLYDVSDFDNIVEMGRVQTPFSFTHNAWSTDDGRYVFTTDELANAPVASYDVSDKNDIKLLDEYRPVNSLNKGAIPHNAHVIGDFVSISYYTDGLRVVDASCPDNLVEIANYDTFLGADGDFNGAWGAYPYLPSGLTLVSDRQTGLYVVDVDYKSAAKIQGIITDADDGFPVNGVEVTIDAAQPNQEMTGVIGEYKTGIADGGTYSVTFRQAEYLPLTLEVTLVNGEILQLDTTLQKANQFFDAGVTLTDAETGMPISGGLVNIQGEFTDFDTPTNASGNITGVSLRNNQTYTVTFSAWGYQAQQMSNLAANEVTNLSAALVPGYQDDFVTDLGWSLVVGTPLDGNWERGVPVGTSSGSILANPGTDVDNDLGDKAYVTGNDGGGVGNDDVDDGTTTLESPAFGTLLPANSELTVHYSYWFSNFGGDGSPDDALTVSLKTATGETFLVKEYTEPTQAWVQDSFKVLDFTTAVDGLQLEVTASDLPGAGHVVEAGFDRFFVTEELSTSTSNTIDPSIGVEVYPNPAAGPFTVRYAAPNASELTLRITDANGREMSSRTLGANVGQIQLGEALPKGFYIVELLDAGQRVWTGKAVRQ; encoded by the coding sequence ATGACTCGTATTTTACTTTTTCTGTTGGTCCTAACCAGCACGACGGCTTTCGCCCAATTGAATTCCACCCTGATGGATAACCTGCCCTACGATTCGGGCGTCAACGACATCTGGGGTTACGTTGCCCCGGACGGTACGGAATACGCTATTGTCGGCCTGGTGAATGGCATCTCGTTCGTCAGCTTAGCGGACCCAAGTAACGTGGTGGAAGTAGCGCGTATCCCCGGTGAATTTTCCCAGTGGCGCGACATGAAAACGTTCGGCACTTACGCCTACAGCGTGGCGGATCAACGTGGTAGCACGGAAGGCATTACCGCTTTTGACCTTTCTTTTCTTCCCGATTCGGTCCCCTTTACTCGCAATACCTACGATATTCCCGGTGAGACCGTTCGCTTTGAACGGGCCCACAACCTGTTCATCAACGAGGAGACCGGTATCATCTTTACCGCCGGAGGTACCCGCGACTTGCGCGACGGTGGCATCATGATGTTTGACGTCAACGATACACCGATGAACCCCACCCTGGTGGGACTCGGCCCCGCTATCTACTCCCACGATGTAACGGTACGTAAGGACACCATGTACGCTTCTGAGATCTACCGTGGTGATCTCACGCTTTACGACGTGAGCGACTTTGACAATATCGTTGAAATGGGCCGCGTACAAACGCCCTTCTCGTTTACCCACAATGCTTGGTCCACTGATGACGGCCGCTACGTCTTTACGACTGATGAGCTGGCAAATGCCCCGGTTGCTTCCTACGATGTTTCCGATAAGAACGATATCAAGCTGCTTGATGAGTACCGTCCGGTTAATTCCCTTAACAAAGGTGCCATCCCGCATAATGCCCACGTGATTGGCGATTTCGTATCCATCAGCTACTACACGGATGGCCTCCGCGTTGTCGATGCGAGTTGCCCGGATAACCTCGTGGAGATCGCCAACTACGACACCTTCCTTGGGGCCGACGGTGACTTTAACGGCGCTTGGGGTGCCTACCCCTACCTACCTAGTGGATTGACGCTGGTGTCCGATCGCCAAACCGGTTTGTACGTCGTCGACGTAGATTACAAATCCGCCGCCAAAATTCAAGGTATCATCACGGATGCTGATGATGGTTTCCCAGTCAATGGTGTTGAGGTTACCATTGATGCTGCGCAACCTAACCAGGAAATGACGGGGGTGATTGGTGAGTATAAAACCGGTATTGCGGATGGTGGCACTTACAGTGTAACCTTCCGCCAAGCGGAATACTTGCCGCTTACCTTGGAAGTCACTTTGGTCAACGGGGAGATCCTCCAGCTGGATACTACGCTGCAAAAGGCCAATCAATTTTTCGATGCTGGCGTTACGCTCACGGATGCAGAGACCGGGATGCCCATTAGCGGTGGCCTGGTCAACATTCAGGGAGAGTTCACCGATTTTGATACACCCACAAACGCTAGTGGTAACATCACTGGGGTAAGCCTGCGGAATAACCAAACTTACACCGTCACCTTTTCTGCTTGGGGTTACCAGGCGCAGCAGATGTCAAACTTAGCTGCAAATGAAGTGACGAATCTTTCCGCGGCGCTCGTACCTGGCTACCAGGATGACTTCGTTACCGATCTGGGCTGGTCCCTCGTTGTTGGCACTCCGCTGGATGGCAATTGGGAACGTGGCGTTCCGGTCGGCACCTCCAGCGGCAGTATTCTAGCTAACCCCGGCACGGACGTTGATAATGACCTAGGGGATAAGGCTTACGTCACCGGTAATGATGGCGGTGGTGTCGGCAATGATGATGTTGACGATGGCACGACCACTCTTGAGTCCCCCGCCTTCGGAACCTTGCTTCCGGCCAATAGTGAACTGACGGTACACTACAGTTACTGGTTCAGCAACTTTGGTGGTGACGGAAGCCCTGATGATGCACTCACCGTCAGCCTCAAAACGGCGACTGGCGAGACCTTCCTGGTTAAAGAATACACGGAACCCACTCAGGCTTGGGTACAGGATAGCTTCAAGGTATTGGACTTCACTACGGCAGTTGACGGCCTTCAACTCGAAGTGACCGCGAGTGACCTCCCCGGCGCCGGCCACGTCGTTGAGGCGGGCTTCGACCGCTTCTTCGTGACTGAGGAGCTAAGCACTTCTACCAGTAATACGATTGATCCCAGCATTGGTGTCGAAGTATATCCGAACCCAGCCGCCGGTCCTTTCACGGTTCGCTACGCCGCACCCAATGCGAGTGAGCTAACGCTGCGCATCACGGATGCCAACGGACGGGAAATGAGCAGCCGAACATTAGGCGCAAACGTTGGACAAATTCAACTCGGCGAGGCGTTACCCAAGGGTTTCTACATCGTGGAACTACTTGACGCCGGCCAGCGAGTCTGGACGGGCAAAGCAGTACGTCAATAA